A single region of the Raphanus sativus cultivar WK10039 chromosome 1, ASM80110v3, whole genome shotgun sequence genome encodes:
- the LOC108805431 gene encoding biotin--protein ligase 1, chloroplastic isoform X1 — MDGDDSCSLVLCGKSSVENDTAKRLKNENLLKLPDDTSKVSLFLASEIKNLVRDYDDDDSFNLPLFMNSLSTSRFGRFLIWSPRLSSTHDLVSHNFSELPVGSVCVSDIQFKGRGRTMNIWESPKGCLMYSFTVEMEDGRIVPLIQYVVSLAVTEAVKDVCDNKGLPYIDVKIKWPNDLYLNDLKVGGILCTSTYRSRKFHVSVGVGLNVDNDQPTTCLNAVLKDISPASILLKREEIIAAFFHKFEKFFDLFIDQGFKSLEELYYRTWLHSGQRVIIEDKIEDQVVQNIVTIQGLTSSGYLLAIGDDYQMYELHPDGNSFDFFKGLVRRKI; from the exons ATGGATGGTGATGATTCGTGTAGCTTGGTTTTGTGTGGGAAGTCCTCTGTTGAGAATGATACAGCAAAGCGTTTGAAGAACGAGAACTTGCTTAAGCTCCCAGATGATACTTCTAAAGTTTCACTCTTTTTAGCTTCCGAGATCAAGAATTTGGTTAgagattatgatgatgatgattcattCAATCTTCCACTCTTCATGAACTCGCTTTCAACTTCTCGGTTCGGTCGGTTTCTCATTTGGTCTCCCCGCTTGTCTTCCACTCACGATCTTGTTTCTCA taACTTTTCTGAGCTTCCGGTTGGTTCAGTTTGCGTCTCAGATATTCAGTTTAAGGGTAGAG GCAGAACAATGAATATCTGGGAATCTCCAAAGGGTTGTCTTATGTATTCTTTTACGGTAGAAATGGAAGATGGTCGAATCGTGCCTTTGATTCAATATGTTGTATCTCTTGCTGTTACTGAGGCTGTGAAAGATGTTTGTGACAACAAG GGTTTGCCGTATATAGATGTTAAAATAAAGTGGCCCAATGATCTTTACTTGAATGACCTGAAAGTCGGAGGCATTTTGTGTACCTCTACCTACAGATCTAGAAAATTTCACGTTAGTGTTG gtgtGGGATTGAATGTGGACAATGATCAACCGACCACATGCTTAAACGCTGTATTAAAAGACATATCTCCTGCATCAATTCTACTTAAAAGAGAAGAAATTATTGCTGCCTTCTTTCATAAATTCGAGAAATTCTTTGATCTGTTCATTGACCAAG GTTTTAAATCTCTCGAGGAGCTTTACTACAGGACATGGCTTCACAG CGGGCAAAGAGTGATCATTGAAGATAAAATCGAGGACCAAGTTGTTCAAAACATTGTGACTATCCAG GGTTTGACATCttctggatatcttctggctattGGAGATGATTATCAAATGTATGAGCTTCACCCTGATGGCAATAG TTTTGACTTTTTCAAAGGTCTAGTCCGAAGAAAAATCTGA
- the LOC108805431 gene encoding biotin--protein ligase 1, chloroplastic isoform X2 codes for MNSLSTSRFGRFLIWSPRLSSTHDLVSHNFSELPVGSVCVSDIQFKGRGRTMNIWESPKGCLMYSFTVEMEDGRIVPLIQYVVSLAVTEAVKDVCDNKGLPYIDVKIKWPNDLYLNDLKVGGILCTSTYRSRKFHVSVGVGLNVDNDQPTTCLNAVLKDISPASILLKREEIIAAFFHKFEKFFDLFIDQGFKSLEELYYRTWLHSGQRVIIEDKIEDQVVQNIVTIQGLTSSGYLLAIGDDYQMYELHPDGNSFDFFKGLVRRKI; via the exons ATGAACTCGCTTTCAACTTCTCGGTTCGGTCGGTTTCTCATTTGGTCTCCCCGCTTGTCTTCCACTCACGATCTTGTTTCTCA taACTTTTCTGAGCTTCCGGTTGGTTCAGTTTGCGTCTCAGATATTCAGTTTAAGGGTAGAG GCAGAACAATGAATATCTGGGAATCTCCAAAGGGTTGTCTTATGTATTCTTTTACGGTAGAAATGGAAGATGGTCGAATCGTGCCTTTGATTCAATATGTTGTATCTCTTGCTGTTACTGAGGCTGTGAAAGATGTTTGTGACAACAAG GGTTTGCCGTATATAGATGTTAAAATAAAGTGGCCCAATGATCTTTACTTGAATGACCTGAAAGTCGGAGGCATTTTGTGTACCTCTACCTACAGATCTAGAAAATTTCACGTTAGTGTTG gtgtGGGATTGAATGTGGACAATGATCAACCGACCACATGCTTAAACGCTGTATTAAAAGACATATCTCCTGCATCAATTCTACTTAAAAGAGAAGAAATTATTGCTGCCTTCTTTCATAAATTCGAGAAATTCTTTGATCTGTTCATTGACCAAG GTTTTAAATCTCTCGAGGAGCTTTACTACAGGACATGGCTTCACAG CGGGCAAAGAGTGATCATTGAAGATAAAATCGAGGACCAAGTTGTTCAAAACATTGTGACTATCCAG GGTTTGACATCttctggatatcttctggctattGGAGATGATTATCAAATGTATGAGCTTCACCCTGATGGCAATAG TTTTGACTTTTTCAAAGGTCTAGTCCGAAGAAAAATCTGA